Proteins co-encoded in one Malus sylvestris chromosome 7, drMalSylv7.2, whole genome shotgun sequence genomic window:
- the LOC126627814 gene encoding probable LRR receptor-like serine/threonine-protein kinase At3g47570 isoform X1, translating to MALGNDFYGSIPDIFGQMANFKVLGLGGNRFSDVIPPSLYNLSSISIIDVTVNRIQGTLPPNLGIVFPSLEYFGVGHNKFTGPLPISLSNASTLTYLWMEGNKFQGKVPSLKSLVNLESLNIAYNNLGRGEIEDLSFVCDLTNATRLQQLMFDTNNFGGNLTQCIANLSSSLVFLHVEHNKITGSIPHGIGNLANLESIWFAQNQFSESIPTDVGKLRKLYELDLGFNNLSGHIPSSFGNFSELSILSLAGNKLDGNIPSSLGKCQKLISLTLANNNLSGIISPQVIGLSSSYVELDFSKNQLTGFLPKEVGNLINLEYFRVSQNMLSGEIPTSLGSCIKIESLDLQGNFFQGTIPSSLSSLRGIKELYLSRNKLSGSIPEFLERLQVLQSLNLSYNNFEGMVPMKGVFRNATATSIEGNSKLCGGIPELHLPKCKLQHSNKGGLSPKMKLIISLVCGILGVTFALVFLYLRRPQRAKIERTSSDSEKFLSFSYHSLLKATDGFSSVNLIGMGSFGSVYKGLLEQGETIVVKVLNLACLGAYKSFIAECEALRNIRHRNLVKVLSACSGFDYHGHDFKALIYEFMVNGSLEEWLHPTHTIGETSQRPRSLTISQRLNIVIDVSMALDYLHHHCETPTVHCDLKPNNILLNEDMVAHVGDFGLVRFLPKAAENSSGNQSSSLGIKGTIGYAPPEYGMGHEVWTQGDVYSFSILLLEIFTGKRPTDNMFEGTSNLHNFVKAALLEKVEEVLDPVLVQESNCHDEDSKGNQVQIEKSLMSVLEIGVACSAELPGERLDISDAMAQICRIRNKLRANGICE from the exons ATGGCACTTGGTAATGATTTTTATGGGAGTATTCCAGACATCTTTGGTCAAATGGCCAATTTTAAAGTTCTTGGTTTGGGCGGTAATAGGTTCTCAGATGTGATCCCTCCCTCACTCTATAATCTCTCTTCCATTAGTATCATTGATGTTACAGTTAACAGAATCCAAGGCACTTTACCTCCAAACCTAGGTATTGTCTTTCCAAGTCTAGAATATTTTGGGGTCGGCCACAACAAATTTACTGGACCTCTTCCTATTTCGTTATCCAATGCCTCAACTCTAACTTATCTTTGGATGGAAGGAAACAAATTTCAGGGGAAAGTTCCTTCTTTGAAAAGTTTAGTTAATCTTGAGTCCTTGAATATTGCTTACAACAATCTTGGAAGGGGGGAAATCGAGGACTTGAGCTTTGTTTGCGATCTGACTAATGCCACCCGTTTACAACAACTGATGTTCGATACAAACAATTTTGGGGGCAATTTAACTCAATGCATAGCCAACTTGTCTTCTTCTCTTGTATTCTTGCATGTAGAACACAATAAAATCACAGGAAGCATCCCCCATGGGATTGGAAATCTGGCTAACCTAGAGAGCATTTGGTTTGCTCAGAACCAATTTTCAGAAAGCATCCCCACTGACGTGGGAAAGCTTCGGAAGTTATACGAATTAGATTTGGGTTTTAACAATCTCTCCGGCCATATCCCATCGTCATTTGGGAATTTCAGTGAACTATCTATATTGAGTTTAGCCGGTAACAAACTTGACGGCAATATTCCCTCAAGTTTAGGTAAGTGCCAGAAATTGATTAGCTTGACTCTTGCTAATAACAACCTCAGTGGTATCATATCCCCTCAAGTCATTGGCTTGTCATCTTCCTATGTGGAATTGGATTTCTCTAAAAATCAGTTGACTGGTTTTCTTCCCAAAGAAGTAGGAAATTTGATAAATCTGGAGTATTTTCGTGTTTCTCAAAACATGCTGTCTGGGGAAATTCCAACAAGTCTTGGTAGTTGCATAAAAATTGAATCTCTAGACCTGCAAGGAAACTTCTTTCAAGGGACGATTCCATCATCTCTGAGTTCACTAAGAGGAATCAAAGAATTATATCTTTCTCGCAATAAATTGTCAGGCTCGATTCCAGAATTCTTAGAGCGTCTTCAAGTTTTGCAATCTTTGAATCTATCTTATAACAACTTTGAGGGCATGGTACCAATGAAGGGGGTTTTCAGGAATGCAACTGCCACATCCATTGAAGGAAATAGCAAGCTTTGTGGGGGAATTCCTGAATTGCATTTGCCAAAGTGCAAACTCCAACATTCCAACAAGGGAGGATTAAGCCcaaaaatgaaattgataatTTCTCTGGTTTGTGGGATTCTTGGGGTTACTTTTGCACTAGTCTTTTTGTACCTCCGTCGGCCACAGAGGGCAAAAATAGAGCGGACTTCAAGTGATTCAGAAAAATTTCTCTCATTCTCTTACCATAGTCTTCTCAAAGCTACTGATGGATTTTCCTCTGTCAACTTGATTGGTATGGGCAGTTTTGGGTCTGTCTATAAAGGATTACTTGAGCAAGGTGAAACAATTGTTGTCAAAGTACTCAACCTTGCTTGTCTCGGAGCTTACAAAAGTTTTATTGCTGAGTGCGAGGCTTTAAGGAATATTAGACACCGTAATCTTGTCAAGGTACTCTCGGCATGTTCTGGTTTTGATTATCACGGTCACGACTTCAAGGCCTTAATTTATGAGTTCATGGTCAACGGGAGTTTGGAGGAATGGTTGCATCCAACTCATACAATTGGTGAGACAAGTCAGAGGCCAAGGAGCTTAACAATTTCTCAGAGGTTGAATATTGTTATTGATGTTTCTATGGCACTGGATTATCTCCATCATCATTGTGAGACGCCAACAGTTCATTGCGACCTCAAACCCAACAATATTCTTCTCAATGAGGACATGGTTGCACATGTAGGTGACTTTGGGTTGGTGAGGTTCCTACCAAAAGCTGCTGAAAATTCTTCGGGAAATCAATCAAGTTCTTTAGGGATCAAGGGAACTATTGGTTATGCTCCTCCAG AATATGGCATGGGACATGAAGTGTGGACACAAGGTGATGTGTACAGCTTTAGTATCCTCCTATTGGAAATATTTACAGGAAAGCGACCAACCGATAACATGTTTGAGGGAACTTCAAACCTTCATAACTTTGTGAAGGCAGCTCTGCTGGAGAAAGTGGAAGAGGTTTTGGATCCCGTTCTTGTTCAAGAGAGCAATTGTCATGACGAGGATAGCAAAGGGAATCAAGTCCAAATTGAAAAAAGTTTAATGTCAGTTTTAGAAATTGGTGTTGCTTGCTCAGCGGAGTTGCCTGGAGAAAGATTGGACATCAGCGATGCTATGGCACAAATCTGTCGGATCAGAAACAAACTTCGAGCAAATGGAATATGTGAATAG
- the LOC126627854 gene encoding 10 kDa chaperonin 1, chloroplastic-like, giving the protein MASTFVTLPTPLLYKPNTASLSNSQKLLPGLRRNSLRVNAIAQKWEPAKVVPQADRVLIRLEELPQKSAGGVLLPKSAVKFERYLMGEILSVGADVGEVKAGKKVLFSDINAYEVDLGTDGRHCFCKESELLAVVE; this is encoded by the exons ATGGCTTCCACTTTCGTCACACTACCAACTCCTTTGCTGTACAAACCTAACACGGCTTCTCTGTCCAACAGCCAGAAGCTACTCCCAG GTCTGCGAAGAAATTCATTGAGAGTCAATGCAATTGCCCAGAAATGGGAACCCGCCAAG GTGGTTCCGCAAGCTGACAGAGTGCTTATTCGTCTTGAGGAACTCCCTCAG AAATCAGCTGGAGGAGTTTTGCTGCCCAAGTCAGCTGTTAAATTCGAACGCTATCTTATGGGAGAA ATCCTTTCTGTTGGTGCTGACGTTGGGGAAGTGAAGGCTGGGAAAAAG GTTCTTTTTTCGGACATAAATGCATATGAG GTGGATTTGGGAACAGATGGCAGGCACTGCTTCTGCAAAGAGAGTGAATTGTTGGCTGTAGTCGAATAG
- the LOC126627840 gene encoding uncharacterized protein LOC126627840, giving the protein MVKKQQLCCLGWLIIFTHLLPAALVCSKSHGNPANDLVDIINNNRTAHKLPKLNDSSGLGCIALQYAELCKGNCTSNNTVNCKPSEDDFTEVFAPNCGVELPTFDTITAHIVGCQSKYLEPSLAFEHVLVRDSKALSILRNKSHTEVGVGMVRAHKGPFFWCVLFSSGKTNSTFVLENRGEGIHQKKGCYSGSSIPCSAGQRNDSSLLNNVTIIAFLCAVYLFQQLHFN; this is encoded by the exons ATGGTGAAGAAGCAGCAGCTTTGTTGCTTGGGGTGGCTCATAATCTTCACTCATCTGCTACCAGCAGCTCTTGTTTGCTCCAAAAGCCATG GAAACCCTGCAAATGATCTTGTTGACATTATCAACAACAATCGAACAGCTCACAAACTTCCAAAACTAAACGACAGTTCAGGACTCGGGTGCATTGCCTTGCAATATGCTGAGTTATGCAAGGGAAACTGCACTAGCAACAATACCGTGAACTGCAAACCGTCTGAAGATGACTTCACCGAAGTTTTTGCCCCCAATTGTGGTGTGGAACTACCCACTTTCGACACCATAACTGCCCACATTGTGGGTTGTCAATCCAAGTATCTCGAGCCCTCACTGGCGTTTGAACATGTTCTTGTTCGAGACAGCAAGGCTTTATCAATTCTGAGAAATAAATCACATACCGAGGTGGGAGTAGGCATGGTTCGGGCTCACAAAGGGCCATTTTTTTGGTGTGTTCTCTTCAGCAGTGGGAAGACAAACTCCACATTTGTACTGGAAAATCGCGGTGAAGGGATCCATCAAAAGAAAGGTTGCTACAGTGGCAGCAGCATACCATGCAGTGCAGGTCAAAGGAATGATTCCTCGCTGTTGAACAATGTTACTATCATCGCTTTTCTATGTGCTGTTTATCTTTTCCAACAGTTGCACTTCAATTAA